A region of the Methylosinus sp. H3A genome:
ACGAACGCCTCGCGCTCCTGCGGCGTCGGGGCTCGGCAGTCGAGGCGCGTCCACCATTCGATGGCCGCTCTCCGACGGCTCGCCCGATCAAAGGGAGCGTCATCCTCCTCCATACGTCGCGCCAATCTACCTCTTATCGGGCGTCACCGCCGCCACTGATCCCTTACTGTAAGAGGACGTATGTCGGCAGTGGTAAAGGAGCTCGTCTCGAGGAAAAATTTTAGTCGAGCGCCGCATGGCACCGCTCTAGCGCCAATCGTAGATGTTTGAGGACCATGTTTCGGGAAATGCCCAACCTATGAGCGATCTCGTCCGGCGAGAGATCATGGAAGCGGCGTAAGATGAACACCTCCCGGCACTTGGGGGTAGGCTCGTCAACGAGGCGTAGAACAAGCGGACGCTTTCCTTCGCCTCACAAATCTGCGACGGATCAAGCCCAGCCTCGGCGATCTCGGTCGGAATATCGCCTGGCGCGACGTGCTTGGCTATGCTCTTGCGGTGACGGGAGAAGTCGCGTGCGAGATTGATCGCCGTCGTTCGCAGATAGGCGTCCTCGTCGACGATCGGCCCGATCTCCCGACGCCGCAGGAGTCGCACAAAGGTCTCTTGTAGAAGATCGAAAGCATCTTCATGGCCCACGCGCCGCGTCAGACAGCCGAGAAGATCGCGCTTGTTGCGCTCGAAGAGTTTGCCGATCAAACGGCCTTTGGTCTTGGACATGGGCGGGCTTCCGCTGGAGCCTCGAATTCGCGATGACAGCGAAGCGAAAGGCCGCCCCGAGCGGTTCCCGCCTCGAACGATCTCCCCGCTCTAGATCAGGGAGACGCGCGTTCAGGACAGAGACGGCGGAGCGCGAGCGAGGTGAGAGTTTGCCCAAGGTTCGAGGCTGCGGTCGAAGTCGTCGACCGAGGCAAGGGGGACGCCGGTCGAGGTTGGACGGGCGAAAAAATCGCAAACAACTGCGAGGAGCGAAAGCAGAGTGGGCGGATCGTCTCGTCCACCGGCCCCACAGAGAAGGCAGCATTGATCGGTCGTGTGGCGTTCATCAATAGGGACGCCTCGATCCGACTCTGGGTCGATTCGGCAAATCTCATAATTTGCAGCCGCGAATGAGGCGGAGGCATGAAATCGAAACGCCGCAGCACTACGTGCGGAGGAAATAATACCCTGCAATGCGACCAAGCAAATCACAGCGCCGATAAGGGCGCTCGCTGCTAGTTTCCGCTGAAATCCCCAATCCGCCATAAGTGATTTGTAAGCTCGGTCTCCGTCGTCGGTCAAGGCGCTGGGACATCCGACGCTTTTCCAGGCGGCAGTGAGGGGCCGCGGTGGGAATGAGATGAGATCCTCGATCTGCACGAATTCGCCCGCGCGCCACAAGGCGGCGCAGGCGTCGTGGAAATGCGCGCGAAGAACGAAGGCTTCGGCGACGGGACTGGAGCGAAGCCGCTCGTCGAGACGCGCGAGAGCGTCCGACGCGCTCTCGAAAGGCGCTTGCAGGCGCTCGAATGAGACCGAGCCGGGACGATCTAATCCCATTTTAATTCCATGCATATCAATATCATTATCAACTTAGTTATAATTTAGCTTGAGTGATAGAAGATGCTTTTTTATCTTTCGCCGACAGGATCGAAATGCGTCGCCACGGCTGGCCGAGAGCAAGCCTCGGGACGGCTCCGAAGGCGCGTTTTCGGCCCGCAAATCGACGAAAATGGGCTGTTTTTCGGGCCTTTCTCCTGCTCACCACTATGTCGCGGCGGGGAACTTCGGCCATCGGATGCGTTTTTAAACGACCGTTTATTGATATTAATCTAAATCGCAATTTCGATTTTAAGCAGCCCATTGATAACATCACAGGCGATATGATACGCTTACGGCAATGAGATTGGTTCTGGATACGAACTCCCTGATCGCAGCGCTCCGAAGCCCAGGCGGAGCCTCCGCCGAGCTTCTCAAGCTTGTGCGTCGAGGGCAGGCCCAGCTTTTGGCCAGCGCCGCCCTCGCAATCGAATATGAGGCCGTGTGTCTGCGCGACGAACACCGAAAAGCGGCCGGCCTGTCGACGAAAGAGGTCGGTCAGTTTCTCGACGCGATCATCGATCTGATCGAACCGATCGAAATCTGGTTCCTTTGGCGGCCGCAATTGCGCGATCCGGGCGACGAGTTCGTGCTCGAGGCGGCTGTGAATGGGCGGGCCTCGACGATCGTCACGTTCAATTCGCGTGACTTCGGACTTGTGCGAGAGCGCTTTGGGATCGAGGTTCTCACGCCGAGAGATACGCTGATAAGGATAGTGCAATGAAAACCAAAACAGCCGCTTACGCGCTTCGGCTCCCCGCTTCGATGAAGGCGGAAGCCGAAAAGATTGCCGCCGAGGATGGCACGAGCCTCAACCAGTTCGTCGCTTCGGCGGTGGCTGAAAAGGTCTCGGCGTTGCGCACGGCTCGCTATTTCGCGGAAAAGAAAGGCCGGACCGATTGGAGCGCCTTCGACCAGATCATGCGCCGCGAGGGTGGCGAGCCGCCGGTCGCGGACGACGAAATTCCTGAAGCCTATCGAACGGCTCGCAAATAGTCCGTCGCAGATTAGGAGATTAGGGCCAATGCCCCTGATCGGCTACGCCCGCGTCTCGACCGAGGATCAGGTCACGGACGCCCAGACCGATGTGCTGAAGGCGGCCGGCTGCGTCGAGATTTTTCGCGAGCACATGTCGGGGGCGAAAGCCTCCCGGCCGGAACTGGCCAAGGCGCTGGCGCGGGTGCGCCGCGGCGACGTGCTGGTCGTCGCGCGGCTCGACCGTTTGGCCCGTTCGCTGTCGCATCTCCTTTCGGTGATCGCCGAGCTCGACGCCAAAGGCGCGCATTTCAAATCGCTCGCCGATCCGATCGACACGACGACGCCGCAAGGCCGTTTCGCCTTGCAGGTTCTGGGCGCCGTGGCGGAATTGGAGCGCGCCCTGATCCAGGAGCGCACCAAAGACGGCTTGCGCGCCGCCAAAAAGCGCGGCCGCATCGGCGGCAATCCAAAACTGCGCGCCGGCGACCGCGACGCCATCCAGCGTATCGTCGACATCAAGGCGGCAAACTATTTCGAGCGCGTCAATCGAACGGCCGAACATTGGCTGCCGATCGTCCGGCAAATGCGCCCGGATCACCGCTGGCAGGATGTCGTGCGCGTGCTCAACGCCAAGCGCGATAGCGTCAGCGGCGTTCCCCTGCCCCAATGGACCGTCGAGCGTCTGAAGCGCGCAGTCAAATGCTTCGTCGCCGAGGGTTTGATCGAGCCGAGACTCCTCCTTCAAGCCGCCAGCCGAAAAGTCAGCAGCGAACGCCTTGTCACGCTGGTCGCCGGGATCAAACGGGCCAATCCCGATCTGACGCTCGCGCAAATCGGCGCGCAGCTCGAGGCCATGTATGAGCGCACGCCGCGCGGCGGAACCCGCTGGGCGCCCTCCTCCGTCAAAAGTCTGCTCGACCGCGCGGAAAAGCTCCGGTTGCTCAGCGTCGAAACACTGTGACCGAGCGGATTACCGAGGCGCGTCCGAAAACACACCTCGCGTCACCCCGTCCTCTTGCGCTCTCGCGCCGCCTTCCCAGCCTTGCCGCGCAACAGGGCCATCAGCACGGGCCCGAGCGAGAACTCCCCTGCCCTCGCCTTTTCGGTCAGAACGCGAAGATAACCGCCGGCGCTTTTGATTTCCTCGCCGCGTTGCAGGATCGCGGCGATGACAATCGAGGCGTCATGCTCGCCCAAGACGTCCAAGGCTTGCGACCAGGCGTCCGGCGAAACGCCGAGCGCCGAGCGCACTGTCGCCGCCGCCGCAGCCAAGTCTCGCCACGACGAAACCTCGCCGCTCGGGCCGTAATCGACGATGTCCGGACACGCCTCCAACACCATACCCAGCGGATAGGCTCGAAGCGCGGGCTTGGGATGGGTAACCCGAGAGCGATCCGAAGATGCTTCCGGCTCTCGCTCGATCGGCCACCTGGCCTGTTCGAGATTTGGCTCGGACGGATCGGCCCTGCCTTTTTGAAGGCTAGATTCAAGATCAGAAGAGTTTGTGGTTTGATTCTGTATGTGGCGCTCAGTTTGAGACTCATTGCCGCTCATATTTCGAGCTTTTATGTGCGTTTCCAGCAGCTTGTGGATTTCAGCCGCAAGCGCGGCAAGTTCGTCGGCCAAAGCCTCCAAATCGACGCGGGAAAGCCCACGTCCATAGCTCCCCGAAAGCGTCGCATAGCGCTGATGCGCGCCCTCCCAGTCGCCCGAAACGCCCTCCTCCAATCCGGTCTCGATCATTTTGACGATGTCTCGCCGGGTGATGGTGATCTTTTCTCGCAGCAGCGTGATCGCGCGGTTCTCGGCCCGCACCTCCTCGGCGAGGTTCTCGATTTCGCTCGAACGCGCCACGAGCGGCGCGAGGTCGAAGCCGAAAGCATCCTCTATGGCTCCGCCCTGCCCTTTTCTGGCGAAGCGTTTGCCGTTCGGAGAATCGCGGCGGATGATCAGTCCGGCGTCGACCAGGCAGGCGAGATGCCGCCGCAACGTCGCCGGCGCCATGCCATGAGCGCGGATCGAGAGTTCCTTGTTCGAGGGAAACACGACGATGCCGGCGCCGGCTCCGGCCCCCGGCTCGCACCGCGCGTCATTCCCTGGCAATGAGAGCGCTGTCTCCTGGTGGAAGCTCAGCAACGCGTGCAATACGGATAGCGCACGCTCGGTGACGCCGAGCGGCTCCTTGGCTTCGGTGAGCGCGCGAAATAGCCGCCATTTATGCACGACGGTTTCGGATGCTCCCGGCTTGGCGGCGAAATTTTCGGTCGCGGTCTGGCTCGCCACCATGGCGAGCGATAGCGACCGCCGCCCGAAGGGCGTCGTTGGACGTGTCTGCATGTTCCTTTGCCTCGTTCAGGCAAAAGAAATCCGCTCACCAAAACGGCGCCGACTCTTGACAGCGATTCGCGGAAGTGGGATTCTCGGAGTGCTTAAATCAGAGAAG
Encoded here:
- a CDS encoding sigma factor-like helix-turn-helix DNA-binding protein; protein product: MFILRRFHDLSPDEIAHRLGISRNMVLKHLRLALERCHAALD
- a CDS encoding recombinase family protein; protein product: MPLIGYARVSTEDQVTDAQTDVLKAAGCVEIFREHMSGAKASRPELAKALARVRRGDVLVVARLDRLARSLSHLLSVIAELDAKGAHFKSLADPIDTTTPQGRFALQVLGAVAELERALIQERTKDGLRAAKKRGRIGGNPKLRAGDRDAIQRIVDIKAANYFERVNRTAEHWLPIVRQMRPDHRWQDVVRVLNAKRDSVSGVPLPQWTVERLKRAVKCFVAEGLIEPRLLLQAASRKVSSERLVTLVAGIKRANPDLTLAQIGAQLEAMYERTPRGGTRWAPSSVKSLLDRAEKLRLLSVETL
- a CDS encoding putative toxin-antitoxin system toxin component, PIN family → MRLVLDTNSLIAALRSPGGASAELLKLVRRGQAQLLASAALAIEYEAVCLRDEHRKAAGLSTKEVGQFLDAIIDLIEPIEIWFLWRPQLRDPGDEFVLEAAVNGRASTIVTFNSRDFGLVRERFGIEVLTPRDTLIRIVQ
- a CDS encoding toxin-antitoxin system HicB family antitoxin; this translates as MKAEAEKIAAEDGTSLNQFVASAVAEKVSALRTARYFAEKKGRTDWSAFDQIMRREGGEPPVADDEIPEAYRTARK
- the repC gene encoding plasmid replication protein RepC; its protein translation is MQTRPTTPFGRRSLSLAMVASQTATENFAAKPGASETVVHKWRLFRALTEAKEPLGVTERALSVLHALLSFHQETALSLPGNDARCEPGAGAGAGIVVFPSNKELSIRAHGMAPATLRRHLACLVDAGLIIRRDSPNGKRFARKGQGGAIEDAFGFDLAPLVARSSEIENLAEEVRAENRAITLLREKITITRRDIVKMIETGLEEGVSGDWEGAHQRYATLSGSYGRGLSRVDLEALADELAALAAEIHKLLETHIKARNMSGNESQTERHIQNQTTNSSDLESSLQKGRADPSEPNLEQARWPIEREPEASSDRSRVTHPKPALRAYPLGMVLEACPDIVDYGPSGEVSSWRDLAAAAATVRSALGVSPDAWSQALDVLGEHDASIVIAAILQRGEEIKSAGGYLRVLTEKARAGEFSLGPVLMALLRGKAGKAARERKRTG